In Synergistaceae bacterium, the genomic window AGAAAAATAGGGCATATCCGTTTCCAATATCGGGCCGTCAAGTCGTGTAAAATAAGCCAGACTCACATTAGGAAATCCTCCCTCAAAGATCGCTCCAGAATCAGTACCCGACATTGAATTAGCCCAGGCTTTTTCCTCTGTGTCGGCATTAGTAAAAATAGCTCTGGTTCTGTCAGCGTCATTTTTTGCAAACCAGGCCAAATGAAGCGGAGAAAAGTTTACATCTCTTGAGTCGGCAAGTTCACCCGCAAAATTTGCAACCTTTGCATATTCGTCATCACTTAACAATCGCGTCAAATAATTGCTTTCAACGGAACTCAAGGCAGCAAATGACCAGCATGTTCCCCAAGGATTTTGCTCCCTGATTGGAGGTATTCTGCCGTAATCTCTTAAATCATAAGACACTGGGAGACCGCTGTCAGCAGCAATGGAAACTTGGGGGGGGGGGGTGTGCCTAGTTATGAATGAAGAATTTGAAGGCTGGATTCCTGCATAAACCGGAACAGCCATTGAAATAATGACTGCAGCAAGTAAAACACTTTTTAACATTCTCAATTTGAGATAACCTCCTTAAAAATTTTATTTACAAATAATATACCATAAAATTAAGTTTTGTCTCAGTGAATATTTGCATTATTGGCACGGAAAATAGAATCTAGCTGCCTGGACGTACAGGAGACTGACTGCCTGCGGGATTATAAAAATTTTGATACAATTTCAACATGTTATACGCGGAAAAATTATAAATTAATCAAGCAAAATATAATCTCACCTGTATAATAATAGCAAGTAAATTAATTTTGGGGGAAAATACAAATGCACTTCAGAGAAAAATTTATATTCCTGAAACGCTTTGCAAAATCGCCCGGCAGAATCGGCAGCGTTACACCGAGTTCAAAATTTTTGACACGTGCAATGTTAGACCGGGTTGACTGGGAAAACGCAAATTTTATAGCAGAATTAGGCGCAGGAACGGGAGTATTTACGCGCGAAATAGTCAAACGTGCAAAACCTGACGCAAAAATTTTAGTCTTCGAGATAGATCCTGATCTGCAAAAATTAATCAAGGACGAGCACCACTCGCACGGGGGATTAACACTTCACAGCGACGCTCAGAAATTAATAACTCACATGCAGGAATTCGGAATAAATCAACTTGATTACGTAATATCGAGTCTTCCGTTTACTGTTTTGCCGCGAAAAATGACAGTTAGAATCCTTGACGCTGTAGTAAAAGCTCTCAAACCGGGAGGACATTTCGTCGCGTATCAGTATTCATCGATAATGCGGCACGTTTTGCAGAAAAAATTTGCGAAGATCAAGACTCGTTTTGTGATGTTCAATATTCCGCCGGCATTTGTTTATGATTGCAGCAACTAAAAAATTAGCTCTCCTGAACTCAATCGGGGGAGCTTTTATCAACAA contains:
- a CDS encoding methyltransferase domain-containing protein; amino-acid sequence: MHFREKFIFLKRFAKSPGRIGSVTPSSKFLTRAMLDRVDWENANFIAELGAGTGVFTREIVKRAKPDAKILVFEIDPDLQKLIKDEHHSHGGLTLHSDAQKLITHMQEFGINQLDYVISSLPFTVLPRKMTVRILDAVVKALKPGGHFVAYQYSSIMRHVLQKKFAKIKTRFVMFNIPPAFVYDCSN